Proteins encoded within one genomic window of Episyrphus balteatus chromosome 1, idEpiBalt1.1, whole genome shotgun sequence:
- the LOC129914509 gene encoding uncharacterized protein LOC129914509, producing the protein MPNTLQTKGTNVPKSKTKSRINKRQRNRRRNKQKQLTNAIQQNKTQSQTRQTEFSFSQSAQKNGSEVWSAAYENAVRWHGEHQNNFWRHAAEQLENENQMLRQQLHNVARIKPERETQVYYETSDEEEQEVVSIKKEEADDEVDSKYLEFLQITIKHREELRLKREAADKLEQDEASTTPTID; encoded by the coding sequence atgccaaacaCTCTTCAAACAAAAGGAACAAATGTTCccaaatctaaaacaaaatccAGAATAAACAAACGTCAAAGAAATCGTCGtcgaaataaacaaaaacaattaacaaatgctattcaacaaaataaaactcaatCTCAAACACGACAAACAGAATTTTCCTTTAGTCAGAGTGCACAAAAAAATGGATCTGAAGTTTGGAGTGCTGCATATGAAAATGCCGTAAGATGGCACGGTGAACATCAGAACAATTTTTGGCGACATGCTGCCGAACAGcttgaaaatgaaaatcaaatgtTGCGGCAACAATTGCATAATGTTGCTAGAATTAAACCGGAAAGGGAAACTCAAGTTTACTATGAAACATCCGATGAAGAGGAACAGGAAGTGGTTTCgattaaaaaagaagaagcagaCGATGAGGTTGATTCaaaatatttggaatttttacaaataacaataaaacaTCGTGAAGAACTGCGACTAAAGAGAGAAGCTGCTGATAAGTTGGAACAAGACGAAGCTTCAACAACGCCAACAATAGACTAA